One stretch of Micromonospora echinospora DNA includes these proteins:
- a CDS encoding DUF4236 domain-containing protein — protein MGVQFRKRKKYGPLILHFTQNGFSSWSIKIGRWSWNSNTRAHRVDLPGPLSWKQDKSPS, from the coding sequence ATGGGCGTCCAGTTCCGCAAGCGTAAGAAGTACGGGCCGCTGATCCTCCACTTCACCCAGAACGGCTTCTCGTCGTGGAGCATCAAGATCGGCCGCTGGTCCTGGAACTCGAACACCCGCGCCCACCGCGTGGACCTTCCGGGACCGCTGTCGTGGAAGCAGGACAAGAGCCCGTCCTGA
- a CDS encoding putative leader peptide encodes MENGRQHEGMSQRDELLLTARVHVDLVRHASALC; translated from the coding sequence GTGGAGAACGGTCGGCAGCATGAGGGCATGTCGCAGCGGGACGAGCTTCTCCTCACCGCTCGCGTGCACGTCGACCTGGTCCGGCACGCGAGCGCGCTCTGTTGA